The Yersinia entomophaga nucleotide sequence CCCAATAATTTTCATTGGGTACCAGCACCAGTTTTTCATTTACCACGCGGTCTTGTAATTTAAAAGCACCGTTACCGACCAAATTACCCACTTTAGTCCAGTTATTGCCATATTTCTCAACCGTTGCTTTATGAACTGGGAACATACTGAAATTTGCCATCAGGCTTACAAAATAAGGCACTGGCTTACTCAGTTGAACTTTAAGCGTGTAATTATCCACTGCGCTAACGCCCAATTGATCCGCCGGTAATTTACCGGCAATAATCTGTTCCGCGTTATTTAAACCAGCTAATTGCGCAAACCAGGCAAAAGGCGACAGATTTTTGGGATCGACCAAACGCTGCCAGCTATACACAAAATCATTAGCAGTCACCGGATCGCCATTGGACCAGCGCGCGTCTTTACGCAGCGTAAATAGCCAGATTTGATTATCTGAAGTTTGCCATTTCTCCGCTACGCCCGGAATAACTTTGCCGTTGGCATCCTGATTCACCAGCCCTTCAAACAAATCTCGCGCGACCTGCGCTTCCGGCAAACCAACCGCTTTTATCGGATCCAAAGAAGCAGGCTCATCCTTAATATGGCGAACAATCTCTTGTTTATCAGCTAATTGTGTACCCGGCGGCACCTCAGCGGCATAGGCCGAGCCGAGGGATGCCCCGACCACAGCGGCACATAATGCATAACGAAAATATTGCATAATTGATGACCTTATCGTTGTTAATCCATGCCATAAATGAGCCACATTCCACTGGCTCTGACTTGTCATTCTCCCGTCAGCGAAAATTCTTGATGCTGCCAGGCCGGGTACTCAACTAATAAATCTAACCTATCATTATTTTCAAATCTATTACTTATTAGATATCAATAGCTAATAGTGCGGTTTATGCCAAATAATCACCGAATACGGCGGCGTTTGTATCGGAAGAAGTTAAGTGATAATTTCATGACTGCCGAACCAAGACATCTAAAGAGAACCCCATGACACAGCTTCGTCCCCGCCCACTTCGCGGCCATTTACCACCACTAGGAAAGCTCTACGGCAGTTCGTTTTTAGGTGCCCCGCTGCTTTACTTCCCCGCTCAAACGCCGGCGGCAGATACCGGGCTGATTATCGCCGGTACCCACGGTGACGAAACGGCCGCGGTCATTACGCTATCCTGCGCGTTACGCAGCATTTCTACCGAACAACTGCGCCACCATGTGATTCTGGCGGTCAATCCAGACGGCTGTCAGCTCGGTTTACGCGCCAACGCCAACGGGGTCGATCTCAACCGGAATTTTCCAGCTAAAAACTGGCAATCCGGCGAGACGGTTTACCGCTGGAACAGTGCGGCCACCGAACGGGACGTTTTATTATCAACAGGAAGCGAGGCGGGTTCAGAATTGGAAACCAAAGCGCTATGTCAGATTATTGGAGAACTGGCTCCAGCGTGGGTCGTTTCCTTCCACGAGCCTTTGGCCTGCATTGAAGATCCTGATAGTTCACCGCTAGGTCATTGGTTGTCAGAACAATTTGATCTGCCACTCTTAACCAACGTGGGTTATGCCACGCCAGGGTCATTCGGCAGTTGGTGTGCAGATATTTCCCTGCCTTGTATCACCGCTGAGTTTCCCCCGATTTCAGCCGACGCCGCCAGCGAGAGCTATCTGGCAGCGATGATTGCCCTTCTCACCAGACCCTAGCCTTGGGATTAACTGGCCAACTGATTAATCGCGCCACAGGAGAAATTCAATCCTTCCGCGACGTCGCTGGCCAACCAGGTTGGGCCATCTAAATCGATAAACCGAGCTACGGGTGCCAAAGGTAACGCGGCGCGAATAGCCCGCGAGGTGCATAGCATACAGCCCAGCATCATTTCAAAACCCAGGGCTTTTGCCTGCTCGGCCAGCAGTAAAGCCTCGGTTAAACCACCGCTTTTATCCAGTTTGATATTGACCATTTCATAGCGTCCAACCAATCCCTGCAAATCTTCACGCGTATGACAACTTTCATCGGCGCAAATAGGCAGCGGATGAATAAAATGCTGCAAAGTCTCGTCTTTATCCGCAGGTAATGGCTGTTCCAGCATGGCAACACCGAGGTCTGCCAATAATTGACAACGCGCGGCCAAGCCTTCTGGTTGCCAGGATTCATTGGCATCAACAATTAATATAGCCTCCGGCACTGCGGCACGAATGGCCACTAACCGCTCCGCAATCAGATGATCGTCCAGTTTGATTTTTAACAGCTTTGCGCCCTGCTGTGACAGCAAACGCGCGTTGTAAGCCATGGACTCCGGCGTACCGATACTGACGGTTTGCGCCATTGAGATAGCATCGAGAGCCTGGGTATGACTCAATTGCCACAAGTTTTTTCGAGTCAGCCCGCATTCCAGTTGCCATAAAGCCGAATCAACGGCGTTACGCGCCGCACCCGCCGGCAATAATTGCTGTAACGCATCGCGGGAAATGCCGTATTCGATCGCATCGGCAACCAATGCCAACTGCGCCATCACGGAAGATTCACTTTCCCCATAACGTGGGTAGGGAGTACATTCACCTACGCCTCGAATGCCATTTTGCTCTATTTCGACCACCACAACCTTGGCTTCAGTACGGCTTCCACGCGAAATAACGAACGCGGTGTGTAACGGCCAGGATTCTGGGTAAAAACGCATCGTTCTCATAATGGCTCCCAAGCTATGTGATCGCTGAACCTAAGGAATAGCAGGCTAACTCATCAATATATACAATTGTTTAGAGAATTTCTTATATGCAATTGCCTATTGTTACCTTAAACTGAAATCCGTGTTACATATCTGTAAAGGAATCTTAAATGACACAGACCGTACATTTTCAAGGCAATCCTGTTGCCGTAGCGGGTAAACTTCCGCAAGCCGGCGAGAAAGCCAAAGACTTCACTTTGGTCGCTAAAGATCTTTCTGCCGTTTCTCTGAGAGATTTTGCCGGTAAACGCAAAGTTCTGAACATCTTCCCCAGCATTGATACCGGTGTTTGCGCCGCTTCCGTGCGTAAATTCAATCAGTTGGCTGGCGAGCTTGAGAATACCGTTGTTCTTTGTATCTCCGCTGACCTTCCATTTGCCCAATCACGCTTCTGCGGTGCTGAAGGCCTGAGTAACGTAGTGACTCTGTCCACCCTGCGTGGCGCTGAATTCAAACAAGCCTATGGCGTTGAAATTGCCGAAGGTCCATTAGCCGAACTGACCGCCCGTGCCGTTGTGGTGCTGGATGGCAATGACAACGTAATTTACAGCGAATTGGTGAATGAAATCACTAGTGAGCCTGATTACGATGCCGCATTAGCCGCGCTGAAATAATAGCTCAACGCAGATAGCAAAACGGCTGACATCGCGTCAGCCGTTTTTTTAACGATAAACGTTATTTAACGATAAATAGCAGCCATTGCTGAAATACCCTCTATTCTTGGTTCTTATTCTTGGCTCTCTTCGTTTTCATCCACGGCCGGGCGACGGCTGCCGCTCAATCCATATTCCCGCAGCTTATTGGCTATCGCCGTATGGGAAACGCCTAAGCGTTTCGCCAATTTACGCGTACTCGGATAATTACGATAAAGGCGGGTTAATACCGAACGTTCGAAACGCTTACTAATATCGTCCAGCGAACCGTCCAGCACCTCATCCCCCAACGACATCTCCACTTCAAATTCCGGCAGAATAATGTCCTGTGGGCGCAGTTCTACGCCATCTAGCTGAGTTAAAGCCCGATAAATGGCATTCTTAAGCTGACGAACGTTACCCGGCCAGCCGTAGCGCGTGAGGAATCCGTTAAGTTCCGGTGACAACTTCGGCCGTGGTACGCCTTGCTCATCAGAGAAACGGGCGACAAAGAGTTCCACCAGCGGCATAATATCCGTTGGGCGCTCGCGTAATGGAGGCAGTGTGATGGTCAGCACGTTTAGGCGATAATAGAGATCTTCGCGGAATTCACCGCGCTGAACCAATTCCACCAAATTCTTCTGCGTCGCGCAGATAACCCTAACATCCACGTGGACTTCATGCTCTTCTCCTACCCGACGGAAAGTGCCGTCGTTGAGGAAACGCAGCAGTTTGATCTGCATTCGCGGCGACATTTCACCGATTTCATCCAACAGAACCGAGCCACCGTTAGCCTGTTCAAAGAATCCTTTTTTACCTTCCACCGCATTGGGATAGGCGCCCGGCGCATAGCCAAATAGCTCGCTTTCTACCACGTCGTCAGGCATCGATGCACAATTCAGACCGAGGAAAGGTTTTTTGCCGCGAGGACTGCGCAAGTGGCAAGCTCTGGCCAGCAGATCTTTACCGGTACCGGTATCACCAATTAGCAACAGCGGCGCATCCAACATCGCCAATTTGCGCGCCTGGTCTAAAACCTGACGCATTTTGCTGCTCACGGCGACAATTTGTCTGAATTCGCTGTCATCGTTAACCGACAGGGTTTGCAATTGCTGCCCCATACGCGCGGTCGATTTCAGCATCACCACCGCACCTACCGTTTGGTTATGCTGATTTTCATCCACCAAATGAATAGGTGTCACTTCCATCAGGTAATCCTGACTGTGAATCAGTATTCGTTCGGTATGAGGCGTGGTTTCTTCCCGCTCAAACCAGTGGGAAAAATTAAATCCCCCCAGCAGCGTACCCATAGTCTTATGACGAATTTTCTCTTCGTTAAAAGAAAATAGCTCGCGAGCCGCCGGGTTAGCCAGTTCAACGTTGCCTTTAAGATCGATGGAAAAAACAGGCTCCGGCATGGATTCCAGCAAGGCGCGCAGCGCGCGGTGCTCACGCTCAGAAGGCATGAAAGGAACGGTGCGCACGTCGGTAACCCCGTCGATACGCCGAATTTCCGCCATCAGCGCCTGAAACACGGCAAAATCCAGTTTGGAGAAATTCAGATAAATACGGCCGATAGGATCAATTTCGATCCCCCGTAAATCAATGCTGCGTAAAACCAGGAGATCGAGTAACTCTCTGGTGAGACCTATCCGGTCTTCGCAAAACACTTCCAAGCGCATCAGTATTGACCTTATCTTTGCGGTACGGGATGACTAAGTTTGATAATACCCTGTCCCTTCGCCCTGATGAAGAGATCTGTCAGCAAAAGTTGACAGGAATCCTCTTTTTCGTTTCATTTGTCTTCATTTGGTCTTTTTTATAGCGATATGAAGGCATTATCCCCGTCGTTGTTGAAGAATCTCAGGGTGATATTATCTTCAAAATCAATTATGCAGATGAATATAATATATTCGTAGAAGCGGCCGTCCTGTCAAGCACAGGTGACACTTTGCAATCAATACGCCAACTGGCTATAGTAAAGGTAGCCAGTTGACCGAGGAGGTTGCATGAGAAGTTACCACCCAAGCCCGACCACTAGAGTCAGCGCGTTATGGCGTGAAATCGGGCTGCCCGCCAGCCGCGGCACCGCGTTGGTAGACAGTATTAAGCTCGGTTTTTCCGTCGACGTTATTGATACGATCCATCTGTGGGCAGCGATGCCAAAGGCCGAAATCTTGCGTGCCACCGGTATTCCCAGCCGCAGCCTGACACGCCGTCGCACTAATGATGGACGATTTACTCCAGAAGAAAGTGAACGTATTGCTCGTTTTGTCCGAGTTATGGACGCGGCGGTAGATTTGTTCGGCGGAGATCGCCCCAAGGCCACGGCATGGATGTCAACGCCTGTGAGAGGTTTGGGCAATCGCACTCCCGATTCCCTGCTGGAAACCGAAACCGGAGCGTTGGAAATATGTGACCTGATTGGTCGATTGGAACATGGCGTCTTTACGTAATGGAGCTACAGTTTTGATGCTATACCGGATTGTCCATAATC carries:
- the tyrR gene encoding transcriptional regulator TyrR; this translates as MRLEVFCEDRIGLTRELLDLLVLRSIDLRGIEIDPIGRIYLNFSKLDFAVFQALMAEIRRIDGVTDVRTVPFMPSEREHRALRALLESMPEPVFSIDLKGNVELANPAARELFSFNEEKIRHKTMGTLLGGFNFSHWFEREETTPHTERILIHSQDYLMEVTPIHLVDENQHNQTVGAVVMLKSTARMGQQLQTLSVNDDSEFRQIVAVSSKMRQVLDQARKLAMLDAPLLLIGDTGTGKDLLARACHLRSPRGKKPFLGLNCASMPDDVVESELFGYAPGAYPNAVEGKKGFFEQANGGSVLLDEIGEMSPRMQIKLLRFLNDGTFRRVGEEHEVHVDVRVICATQKNLVELVQRGEFREDLYYRLNVLTITLPPLRERPTDIMPLVELFVARFSDEQGVPRPKLSPELNGFLTRYGWPGNVRQLKNAIYRALTQLDGVELRPQDIILPEFEVEMSLGDEVLDGSLDDISKRFERSVLTRLYRNYPSTRKLAKRLGVSHTAIANKLREYGLSGSRRPAVDENEESQE
- a CDS encoding DUF2384 domain-containing protein; amino-acid sequence: MRSYHPSPTTRVSALWREIGLPASRGTALVDSIKLGFSVDVIDTIHLWAAMPKAEILRATGIPSRSLTRRRTNDGRFTPEESERIARFVRVMDAAVDLFGGDRPKATAWMSTPVRGLGNRTPDSLLETETGALEICDLIGRLEHGVFT
- the ycjG gene encoding L-Ala-D/L-Glu epimerase produces the protein MRTMRFYPESWPLHTAFVISRGSRTEAKVVVVEIEQNGIRGVGECTPYPRYGESESSVMAQLALVADAIEYGISRDALQQLLPAGAARNAVDSALWQLECGLTRKNLWQLSHTQALDAISMAQTVSIGTPESMAYNARLLSQQGAKLLKIKLDDHLIAERLVAIRAAVPEAILIVDANESWQPEGLAARCQLLADLGVAMLEQPLPADKDETLQHFIHPLPICADESCHTREDLQGLVGRYEMVNIKLDKSGGLTEALLLAEQAKALGFEMMLGCMLCTSRAIRAALPLAPVARFIDLDGPTWLASDVAEGLNFSCGAINQLAS
- the tpx gene encoding thiol peroxidase; its protein translation is MTQTVHFQGNPVAVAGKLPQAGEKAKDFTLVAKDLSAVSLRDFAGKRKVLNIFPSIDTGVCAASVRKFNQLAGELENTVVLCISADLPFAQSRFCGAEGLSNVVTLSTLRGAEFKQAYGVEIAEGPLAELTARAVVVLDGNDNVIYSELVNEITSEPDYDAALAALK
- the mpaA gene encoding murein tripeptide amidase MpaA, yielding MTQLRPRPLRGHLPPLGKLYGSSFLGAPLLYFPAQTPAADTGLIIAGTHGDETAAVITLSCALRSISTEQLRHHVILAVNPDGCQLGLRANANGVDLNRNFPAKNWQSGETVYRWNSAATERDVLLSTGSEAGSELETKALCQIIGELAPAWVVSFHEPLACIEDPDSSPLGHWLSEQFDLPLLTNVGYATPGSFGSWCADISLPCITAEFPPISADAASESYLAAMIALLTRP